A single Populus nigra chromosome 13, ddPopNigr1.1, whole genome shotgun sequence DNA region contains:
- the LOC133671048 gene encoding 7-deoxyloganetin glucosyltransferase-like, whose amino-acid sequence MGTLPKSTKAHAVCVPYPAQGHITPMLKVAKLLHHKGFHITFVNSEYNHRRLLKSRGRNSLEVLPDFQFETIPDGLGDQIDADVTQDTSFLCDSISKACLVPFRKLLAKLNSSNVVPPVTCIVADGGMSFALDVKEELQIPVVSFWTSSACGTLAYAHYKHLVERGYTPLKEESDLTNGYLETKIDWIPGMKDIRLKDLPTFIRTTDRNDVILNYVIRIIDRASKASAALVNTFDDLDHDVLVALSSMFPPIYSVGPLNLLLDQTQKDYLASIGSNLWKEETECLQWLDSKDPNSVVYVNFGSITVMNPQQLVEFSWGLASSKKNFLWIIRPDLVRGESAVLPPEFLEETRERGLMASWCAQEKVLKHSSIGGFLSHMGWNSTIESLSNGVPMLCWPFFSEQQTNCKFACVDWGVGMEIESDANRDEVEKLVIELIDGEKGKEMKRKAMEWKSKAEATTGINGSSSMNFDKLVNDVLCFQKP is encoded by the exons ATGGGAACTCTTCCAAAGAGCACCAAGGCTCACGCCGTGTGCGTCCCATATCCAGCTCAAGGTCACATAACTCCTATGCTCAAAGTAGCAAAACTACTCCATCACAAAGGCTTTCACATCACCTTTGTCAACTCTGAATACAATCACAGACGTTTGCTCAAGTCCAGAGGCCGTAATTCCCTTGAAGTCTTGCCTGATTTCCAGTTTGAAACCATTCCAGATGGTCTAGGTGATCAGATCGATGCTGATGTTACCCAAGACACTTCATTTCTCTGTGACTCTATCTCAAAGGCTTGCTTAGTCCCATTTCGCAAACTTCTTGCCAAACTCAATTCATCAAATGTTGTCCCGCCTGTAACTTGCATAGTAGCAGATGGTGGCATGTCCTTCGCTCTCGATGTTAAGGAGGAACTTCAAATCCCTGTCGTTTCTTTCTGGACTTCAAGTGCATGTGGCACATTGGCCTATGCACATTACAAACATCTTGTTGAAAGAGGTTACACACCACTCAAAG AAGAAAGCGATTTGACAAATGGATATTTGGAGACAAAAATAGACTGGATTCCTGGAATGAAAGATATTCGTCTGAAGGACCTTCCGACCTTCATTCGCACAACAGATCGAAACGACGTTATCCTAAACTATGTGATAAGAATAATTGATAGAGCTTCAAAAGCTTCAGCTGCTCTTGTGAATACTTTTGATGACTTAGATCATGATGTTCTGGTTGCTCTCTCATCTATGTTTCCTCCGATTTATTCTGTTGGTCCTCTTAACTTGCTTCTTGATCAAACACAGAAAGATTATCTAGCATCAATTGGATCCAATCTGTGGAAAGAAGAGACTGAATGCCTGCAATGGCTCGACTCCAAGGATCCCAATTCTGTTGTCTACGTGAATTTTGGAAGCATCACTGTCATGAATCCACAGCAACTAGTGGAGTTTTCCTGGGGACTAGCTAGCAGCAAGAAGAATTTTTTATGGATAATCAGGCCTGATCTTGTCAGGGGCGAATCAGCGGTTTTGCCTCCAGAGTTTCTTGAAGAGACTAGAGAAAGAGGCCTGATGGCGAGCTGGTGTGCTCAGGAAAAAGTCCTGAAGCATTCATCGATAGGAGGGTTTTTAAGTCACATGGGGTGGAATTCCACCATTGAAAGCTTGTCCAACGGCGTGCCAATGCTATGCTGGCCTTTTTTCTCCGAACAACAAACTAACTGTAAGTTTGCTTGCGTTGATTGGGGTGTTGGCATGGAAATTGAAAGTGATGCAAATAGAGATGAAGTAGAGAAGCTTGTGATAGAGTTAATTGATGGTGAGAAAGGtaaggaaatgaaaaggaaggCAATGGAATGGAAGTCAAAGGCTGAAGCGACAACTGGTATTAATGGTTCATCATCCATGAATTTTGACAAACTTGTCAACGACGTGCTCTGCTTCCAAAAACCTTGA